The Candidatus Dechloromonas phosphoritropha genome includes a region encoding these proteins:
- a CDS encoding NAD(P)H-dependent oxidoreductase, translating into MANLKFLGIAGSLRRASANRGLLRAAATRLPPGVTLEIASLADIPFYNADIGEKPASLTRVLAQMAAADAFIFACTEYNYSLAPALKNILDWASREPDNALLSGKPAALMGAGAGMGTSRAQYHLRQVCVFLNLHLLCKPEVFSNAFSGSFDADGNLTDEKIAALVGSQMQALVEWTRLIRG; encoded by the coding sequence ATGGCCAATCTGAAATTCCTCGGCATTGCCGGCAGCCTGCGGCGCGCATCAGCCAACCGCGGCCTGCTGCGTGCCGCTGCGACACGCCTGCCCCCCGGCGTCACGCTGGAAATCGCCAGCCTCGCCGACATTCCCTTCTATAACGCCGACATCGGGGAAAAACCTGCCTCCTTGACCCGCGTCCTGGCGCAGATGGCCGCCGCCGACGCCTTTATCTTCGCCTGCACGGAATACAACTACTCGCTGGCGCCAGCGCTCAAGAACATCCTCGACTGGGCTTCGCGCGAACCCGACAACGCGCTGCTTTCCGGCAAGCCCGCTGCCCTCATGGGCGCCGGCGCCGGCATGGGCACCTCGCGCGCCCAGTATCACCTGCGCCAAGTCTGCGTCTTCCTCAACCTGCACTTGCTGTGCAAGCCGGAAGTCTTCTCCAATGCATTTTCCGGCAGCTTCGACGCCGATGGCAACCTGACCGACGAAAAGATCGCGGCTCTGGTCGGCAGCCAGATGCAGGCGCTGGTCGAGTGGACGCGCCTGATCAGGGGCTGA